A portion of the Marinobacter alexandrii genome contains these proteins:
- the dcd gene encoding dCTP deaminase, with protein MYLTRSDVLKRYNKDLFIRPLLEESQIGEITTDFRLGYDFHISSQGRNSTLNASLINNENQSIDDSFTQTRRRPGETFVLYPNQTVLAISLEYLKLPNDISLLLGLRSSYSRLGLHSSSMFQPGYVGCLSIEITNVNKIPINVTVGSRLFQGRFVSMNEKSNYFHKKRKYSCQTRPKVSALHEDSDLIFLKKYFDSLQSS; from the coding sequence ATGTATCTAACAAGAAGTGACGTTTTAAAAAGGTATAATAAAGATCTGTTTATTCGGCCTTTATTAGAGGAGAGTCAAATAGGAGAAATCACAACAGATTTTCGTTTAGGGTATGATTTTCATATTTCTTCACAGGGAAGAAATTCAACGTTAAATGCTTCTCTTATCAACAATGAAAATCAATCAATTGATGATTCGTTTACTCAAACAAGGAGAAGACCGGGTGAGACCTTTGTTTTATATCCCAATCAAACAGTGCTCGCAATTAGTCTAGAGTATTTAAAACTTCCAAACGATATTTCATTGTTACTAGGATTAAGAAGCTCTTATTCAAGATTAGGATTACACTCTTCATCAATGTTTCAACCAGGATATGTTGGTTGCTTGTCGATTGAAATCACGAATGTGAACAAAATACCAATAAATGTAACTGTTGGCTCAAGGCTTTTCCAAGGTCGATTTGTTTCAATGAATGAAAAATCAAATTATTTTCACAAAAAAAGAAAGTATTCGTGCCAAACTAGACCTAAAGTTTCGGCTCTTCACGAAGATTCAGATTTAATTTTTCTGAAAAAATACTTTGACTCACTTCAGTCTAGTTAA
- a CDS encoding MarR family transcriptional regulator, with the protein MKREETVDYNIKGLWHSISRMYNQFGAKYDVTASTGFVLLNIDVENGTPATKIAPLLGMESRSLTRMLKAMEEKGWVYREKDPTDGRSVRIFLSDLGQEKRELSRRAVREFNTKIQTLIPQERLNDFFTVVQQINAIIDEPSLFNKIAEEISNEFASSGLLQNQ; encoded by the coding sequence ATGAAAAGAGAAGAAACGGTAGACTATAACATTAAGGGATTATGGCACAGCATCTCTCGCATGTACAATCAATTCGGCGCGAAATATGATGTGACTGCTTCTACTGGCTTTGTTTTATTAAACATAGATGTAGAAAATGGAACCCCTGCTACTAAGATAGCTCCCTTATTAGGCATGGAGTCAAGAAGTTTGACCCGTATGTTGAAAGCGATGGAAGAAAAGGGATGGGTTTATCGCGAAAAAGATCCAACCGATGGTCGCTCAGTTCGAATTTTTCTTTCAGATCTAGGTCAGGAAAAGCGAGAATTATCTCGAAGAGCTGTGAGGGAGTTTAACACGAAAATTCAAACACTTATTCCACAAGAAAGACTTAATGATTTCTTCACTGTTGTTCAACAGATTAATGCAATCATTGATGAACCATCTCTCTTCAATAAGATCGCGGAAGAAATCTCAAATGAGTTTGCTAGTAGCGGACTTTTACAGAATCAATAA